CAGTAAAAGATCAAACAAGCATTAGCCTTGCAAAAGTTTCAAGCAATACTTcatcaactcttgaagttgCTGTCTTAAAAGCTACAACACATGATGATGTACCTATCGATGATCGATACGTTCAAGAAGTCATCAAACTTGTGTCATCTAACAAGGCCTACGCGGCTGCCTGTGCTCGTGCCATTGGCAAACGCATAGGTAGAACGAGGAATTGGATCGTTGCCCTCAAATCATTGATGCTTGTCTTGAGAATCTTCCAAGATGGTGATCCTTACTTCCCTCGAGAGATCCTTCATGCTATGAAACGCGGAGCAAAGATCCTCAATCTTTCTAGTTTTCGCGATGATTCAAATTCTAGTCCTTGGGATTTCACAGCATTTGTTCGTACATTTGCTTTGTATCTTGATGAACGTCTAGATTGTTTCCTTACTGGAAAGCTTCAAAGAAGGTATAATAATCGTGATAGAGAGAATTCAAGTATCCATAATTATAGGTCTACTGGTAGTAGTCGAAGAAGAGGTGATGAACCTGTTCGTGACATGAAACCAGTAATGCTGCTTGACAAGATATCGTATTGGCAACGATTGATTGAAAGAGCAATAGCTACAAGACCAACAGGAGCTGCTAAGACAAATCGTCTTGTCCAAATCGCGTTGTATGCTGTTGTAACAGAGAGCTTTGATCTGTACAAAGATATCTCTGATGGTCTTGCACTTGTTCTTGATAGTTTCTTTCATTTACCATATCAATCATGCGTAAACGCCTTCCAAACTTGTGTCAAAGCTGCTAAACAATTCGAGGAGATCAGTGTATTTTACTCTGTCTGTAAAACCATAGGCGTTGGCAGGACATCCGAATATCCAAGTGTGCAAACAATCTCAGAGGAATTGATCGAAACGTTGCAAGAGTTTCTCAAGGATCAATCTTCATTTCCAGCTCATACGCAAAGCAAACCACATTTGCTTCTTCCAGGCACCGGTGGTGGTTCCACAAGGACCACGAGCAGTAAACGTGATAGTTATGGTTGTCAATCAGACTTTTCTATGACCACAGGAACGACTGAGCCATACTCGGAGAAGAGTACTAATACCTGTGGTGATTCGCGTTGCACATCATTAGAAGATCTAATAAGTGCAACAGAAACATGGAAGAGTCCAGCTAATATTTCGATTGATTTGGAGGCCTATTCAGATATTCAATTTGAGAAGCAGTTGCACGAAAAGGATGACTCGGGGTCTACTCATTCGTTGCCTGTGTCAAACTCCATGGCTGATCTTGTATCCTTACCAGATCTGCATGAATATGAGGAAGACGACGAGAAAAAACAAGAAGCTCAACTTGAACAACACCACAAACAGAATCCATCATTAGATTCTATTAGTTCAGCTAAAGGATGGGAACTCGTGTTAACTGAGGCGATCCCATCAACGTCCTTCAACGCGTTCCCTGAGCAACCAAAACCAGATCATTTGTCAAGAAACGAAACGAGAGGGGTAATAACACCATCAGCATCATTCAACGCGTTCCCTGAACAAGGACAAGTGAATGTACCAACAAATGAAGAAGAGGTTTCTTCAAGCAATGGATGGGAACTCGTACTATTCGAAAACATTCCACAAGCACTATCAACACAACCCGCTGTCCCTAGTACAacgaacaacaacaacaacaacaacattaacagCTTCAGTTTCGCCACTTTGGATGACTTGTACAATCAGAATCAAACGCCATTTTATCCGAATaatagccaaaactcacatttcaaCCATAGTACAAACAACTTTTTGTATGATCAAACTCCAGCACCTCAACACTACAATCCATTTCTACAAGACACATCAATGGAGTTGGCTATGGTACCGGTCACGAGTGCACCTGCCCCGTACCCAACTCTGACCACGAATTCTTCGTTTTCATTTCCAACGTCTACTGACATGTTCACATCATCAGCACCAGCACCTACATTTCAAGCAACTCCAACTTTTAGTGCTCAGAATCACACTACAGGGCCAATGCAGGGTACTAATATGGACGATCCGTTCGCGACATTTTCGAGTAGTGATCAGATGTTTAACGGCATCAAGAATGAGCAGAATTTGATGCAAGAACAACAACTATGGTTGCAGAACCAAAACAAAATCATAGCTAAACATAGGGCTTGATTTATATACGtgtgttaaataaaaaaaatcttgttgTTATGTTATacaaaattgattttgtgtTAATTTACCTCCCTTTTCTTCCTTTAATTACATGATTTTTCGATCGAGTTTGTTCGATGAATCTACGAAATGGTGAGATTCTTGATCTCGATATCGTTTACCAATTCGAGAACTTAGTATTTGAATTGATGTCCTCTCATTGATTCCTCCTAAATTACGCAAATTGATTTATCCTAAagatttcatttcaatttaaaataagaatgtgTTGTAGCTAAGTGAGAAATAAACTATTTAAGGGCAAAATATTGTTCTAAAGTTAGTATTTAGGTATAATGATATCTTGTATAACTAGCATGTGAACCAAAGGACAAGTAACTCTGATATGATTTAATTCAAACATTAGGTTAATATACaatgaccaaaataaaaaaacaagtaaCAATTTATAAAGAAGATTTAATATTTtcccatttttctttcttttttcgaAGTTTCTCACGTGTTGTCTGAAATCAAGATCTTTAACTAAAAATATTGGCGCAAACTTGacatcaacaacaaataaacGCTTCACTTTTGTGAAGGCACCTCAACTCGTGCACTCTAACTTACAAAATGATCATCCAGAAAATTTTACTCGTCTTTGTCAATTGGAGGGTCAGTGGACTTTTGTTACTCTTCATGGATCATctagaaatttttaaaatttatacatcACATCAGCATCGAGTATCTACTAGACAATGTAAATAACGAATTAAAGTGTCTACGTATGCACATCCAGAATTAGAGCGTCTTTCTATGACAAACTTTAAACTTGATGGACCATTTTGAACTTTTCTTTTACTATATAACGATAGAACCAGACCATcaatttacataaatttcattgTTCTCCATTAacagagagaagaagaagaaaaaaagagggaaaaaatgTCGGGTGTAGCAGGAGGGGAGGAAGACAAGAAGCCCGCCGGCGATCAGTCTGGTCACATCAATCTCAAAGTCAAAAGCCaggtttttttttatcatcttatTAGGGTTTGTTTTCTATCGGTGTATAATTTAATTAGGGTTTTGTCGATGAAGAAAATGAGGGTTGGAGTAGGTTTTGCAGAGTAGCATAAGAATAATCATATGAAtcttttcaattttgaaaaaaaattgggttAAATAGAGAGGGATAGATGTATATAATTGAGTTGATTAGTTTTTGGGTTGAGGGGTTGTtgattaacaacaacaacagtgtAATCCTACAAAGGGTTTGGGGAGGTTAAAGTGTATGAAAGATGTTACCTTTACCTTGGAGATAgtgttgattgattgatttgaATGAATGATGGTTGATTATGCTTATTTACACTGTATTTTGGTTAGTGATATTCCTTTGCTACTTCTTTCCTTGGCTAATGGAAAAAAGATCTTCTTttacccttacctttaccttgGAGGTTGTGCTATTGAATGGTTGATTATACTTATTTTCACTGTATTAAGGTCAGCTATATTCCTTCGCTACTTCATTCCTTGgctaatggaaaaaaaaaatcttcgtTTTACCCATAAAGTGTGGTCTTGGGAGGAGGTAGTGTGATTGAATGGTTGATTGTGCTTATTTTCACTGTATTAAGGTCAGGTATATTCCTTTGCTACTTCCTTCCtctaatggaaaaaaaaaattctttttaccCATAAAGTGTGGTCTTGGGAGTTACCTTTACCTTGGAGATAGTGgtggaaaaaaaatttctttttaccCATGAAGTGTGGTCTTGGGAGTTACCTTTACCTTGGAGATAgtgttgattgattgattgatttgaATGAATGCTTGATTATGCGTATTTACACTGCTTTAAGGCTAGCGATATTCCTTTGCTACTTCTTTCCTTGGTTAATGGAATAAATCCTTCTTTTTACTCATTAAGTGTGGTTTGGGGTGGGTAAAGTGCATGCAGATCTTACCTTCACCTTGGAGGTAGTGTTggattgatttattaatttgaatgaatgaatgattatGCTTATTTACACttaatttgttttgattttactATATggttaaaaaagttaaaaaaatataataaaaaggaGCCTCAGAAACAGAAAATAGATCGGAAGATAGAATAAAAACATACCAACAAGTAATCCCAAATTGGGAATACTGAGGTTTTTCGACTTTGTACTAATGCTTTACGAGCTGCCAGTGAGAAAAATATTAGTTGTACATATTTAGATTTTAGTCTATTGTCTCATTACAGTTTTCTAAGATCAGAGAGAGCCCCCAATGTTGGGTCAAGGTATATTATCTTTTCTCGAGATTCACATACTGTTATTTTCCGTCAATGCTAAACCAAGATTATGTTGGTCTAGCTCAACAAAATGCTGCAAAAGATTATGACAATTACTGGCTTAGTTTCTCAGTCATCAATGGTAAACTTTGGTAATACATGTTTTAATTATCTGCCGTTAGTTGAGGTTGTTACCAAGTTGTGGTCTGCCTTTTTGTCTTCATGGTACGCCAATAACCTGTGATATACCTACTTCTTGAGCTTTTTGAACTTCACTTTCTATTGCAAGATCACCAATGTTTCTTTTTGACTATACACATTTCATTCTGGTATATAACTTGATATCATACgcaattttgttgattttgttatgTAGTTGATGAAAAAGTTACTAGTGgacctttttctttcttcttcctatCATTTATTTCCATCCCTTACTGTTATTATGAAGATGGGCAGCTCACTAAAATTTTCTGGAAAATAGCCTTCGCATGTATCAATGATATGGAGGAAATGACGAGAGAACTATGTATTTGACTAGTTTTCTGGTTGCAGGACGGGAATGAAGTCTTCTTTAGGATTAAAAGAAGCACTCAGCTGAAGAAATTGATGAATGCTTATTGTGACCGACAGTCTGTGGATTTTAATTCAATTGCCTTCTTGTTTGATGGCCGTCGTCTTAGAGCAGAACAGACTCCAGATGAggtccctctctctctctctaaatgTGCACACACAAAAAGAATACCAGAAGAGGGTTGTGCATCTGCTTGATGTTATCCATAAcaattgtgattaatttattttttcttacaaaTTTCCTCCTTTTTGCAGCTGGAGATGGAAGATGGTGATGAAATTGATGCGATGTTGCATCAAACCGGAGGCACAACTATTTGAGTCTCCTTTTCTTTTGCTTCTGTGTATGCAAGACTCTGTGTTTCAAGATGGTATTGAACTTAGTGAAATGCTGGTTGTGCAGCTCTTAGGACCTTTAGACTCTGATGAACGGAATCATGTTTTGCTTACTTTATATTGAACTTAATCGCTATTATAACTTTATGAAAGTCATTATGTTCTTCATCTTTTAATTTTCTGAAGATGACATGAATATGATCATAGTTTGGTCATTACGTCGAGTTTAACATCTGCATATGGTCTCTATCTTAATGTTTTCGTCATGATGTAATGGTTAAGTGCATGTTGGGAGACGATGGACGGTGATCTTCCATTGTATGCCAGCATGACGCCACGCTAATGTCACTCAAAGCATGAGCAGTTGAGTAAATATTTTGTAGCTAGATGAGTACTTACCTTGTGGGAAGTTTGTGTGTAGTTTTCCTTGATTTTTAGTGCAGAGTCAAAGAAAGGACTCAGCTTTGAATGATAAACATGCTGCCAATTTGATTCATGGTGGTACCATATTAGTGCTAAAGAAAAGGACATGTGAGTTGGGCCAATATTTCAAAGTTTAACCAGTGACCACAACTTTCTAATGTTTCACAACTAAAGGAGATGTCTATTCCAAGACTGACCTCACCATTGAAATTCCACTGTGCAGCCTCCTTTCAATCCTTAACGTTCGTTCTAGTAACAACATTCCCACTTTTATTATCACTTCTGGTACTGGTAGGGCCAATTCTAACGCGGTACTCATACCAATCTAAATTATGCATGAATCTTCGATATGTATGGTTCTTCCACGAAAAAATTATGGTCCACCTCTCTCTATTTCTATATCTATATATGGGATGTAAAATCTCAAAGAAGTTGTATTACACCTATTAGACATGAAAACTTTTTACAGTACCTTCCTTTACATTCTACTAgtgcttcttcttttttcacttCCATTGACAATCACATCAGCAGCAAAAACTGAAGCTGAAGCTCTTGTCAAATGGAAGATGAACTTACCTTCTGCTTCTTTCTTGGATTCATGGTCCATTTCCAATCACGGAAACTTGTGCAATTGGACGTCTATTGTCTGCAATGCTGGTGGAACAATTTCAGAGATCAATCTTTCTGATGCAGGTCTCTCGGGCACACTTCATCAGCTTGATTTCACTTCATTTCCGA
This portion of the Solanum pennellii chromosome 12, SPENNV200 genome encodes:
- the LOC107005656 gene encoding clathrin coat assembly protein AP180-like; translated protein: MPSKLKKAIGAVKDQTSISLAKVSSNTSSTLEVAVLKATTHDDVPIDDRYVQEVIKLVSSNKAYAAACARAIGKRIGRTRNWIVALKSLMLVLRIFQDGDPYFPREILHAMKRGAKILNLSSFRDDSNSSPWDFTAFVRTFALYLDERLDCFLTGKLQRRYNNRDRENSSIHNYRSTGSSRRRGDEPVRDMKPVMLLDKISYWQRLIERAIATRPTGAAKTNRLVQIALYAVVTESFDLYKDISDGLALVLDSFFHLPYQSCVNAFQTCVKAAKQFEEISVFYSVCKTIGVGRTSEYPSVQTISEELIETLQEFLKDQSSFPAHTQSKPHLLLPGTGGGSTRTTSSKRDSYGCQSDFSMTTGTTEPYSEKSTNTCGDSRCTSLEDLISATETWKSPANISIDLEAYSDIQFEKQLHEKDDSGSTHSLPVSNSMADLVSLPDLHEYEEDDEKKQEAQLEQHHKQNPSLDSISSAKGWELVLTEAIPSTSFNAFPEQPKPDHLSRNETRGVITPSASFNAFPEQGQVNVPTNEEEVSSSNGWELVLFENIPQALSTQPAVPSTTNNNNNNNINSFSFATLDDLYNQNQTPFYPNNSQNSHFNHSTNNFLYDQTPAPQHYNPFLQDTSMELAMVPVTSAPAPYPTLTTNSSFSFPTSTDMFTSSAPAPTFQATPTFSAQNHTTGPMQGTNMDDPFATFSSSDQMFNGIKNEQNLMQEQQLWLQNQNKIIAKHRA
- the LOC107007516 gene encoding small ubiquitin-related modifier 1-like — encoded protein: MSGVAGGEEDKKPAGDQSGHINLKVKSQDGNEVFFRIKRSTQLKKLMNAYCDRQSVDFNSIAFLFDGRRLRAEQTPDELEMEDGDEIDAMLHQTGGTTI